Proteins from one Oryza sativa Japonica Group chromosome 12, ASM3414082v1 genomic window:
- the LOC112937319 gene encoding uncharacterized protein, whose amino-acid sequence MKTMTSEMKPPSSSSSSSLSSRGLPIDVIVEIAERSDPITLLRCAAACRQLRRAISGEGLRRELRLRNAAGFVPVLLRGFYYQPLHGAHGFLQEPVRFFAAGAGAGDHHGQLPAGDDAVESLALGFEPVEARGGFVVARTGRSSGEVCNPMTGYVLPIPLPRKDLVTSYLLLTADDGVGLGPSSDDDSELHRFRLLAVQLCQPTNQGRRLRLKMQALTPVTGRWGPTTKIPVHGVGGDIHQHPGAELLGRHPVVVNGAAYFLVVSHSFDRQRPHPPSHYFILRVDVSDHGGGDGRNGTTKAATIIPAPEGLKPPSCSRCTSSEAAAAVVTSKQLLLTPSRDRRSVALLVCRTTRVEIHTLDMLAAPSAWARATEVVDTAAVRRRPCDLSESEVELHWSGEASGAVVLRLGGTVCQLDRATMAIRTIDEEFPEFRYRSRHMLLPYEMGLSSWVPSISTSA is encoded by the coding sequence atgaagacgatgacaTCAGAGATGaagccgccgtcatcgtcgtcatcgtcgtcgctgtcgtcacGAGGTCTCCCGATTGACGTCATCGTGGAGATCGCCGAGCGCTCCGACCCGATCACGCTcctccgctgcgccgccgcgtgcAGGCAGCTCCGCCGTGCCATCTCTGGCGAGGGCCTCCGCcgcgagctccgcctccgcaACGCCGCCGGCTTCGTCCCGGTCCTCCTCCGGGGCTTCTACTACCAGCCTCTCCACGGCGCCCACGGTTTCCTCCAAGAGCCGgtccgcttcttcgccgccggcgccggcgccggcgaccaccaTGGCCAGCTCCCGGCGGGCGACGACGCCGTTGAGTCGCTGGCCCTCGGGTTCGAACCCgtggaggcgcgcggcggcttcgtCGTCGCTCGGACTGGCAGGTCCTCCGGCGAAGTGTGCAACCCCATGACGGGCTACGTGCTCCCCATCCCTCTGCCGAGGAAGGATTTGGTGACGTCATACCTGCTGCTCACCGCCGACGATGGCGTCGGACTCGGACCGAGCTCCGACGACGACTCCGAGCTCCACCGGTTCAGGCTCCTCGCCGTGCAGCTCTGCCAGCCGACGAACCAGGGGCGGCGGCTTCGACTGAAGATGCAGGCGTTAACCCCGGTCACTGGCAGATGGGGCCCCACCACCAAGATTCCCGtccatggcgtcggcggcgacatcCACCAACACCCGGGCGCCGAGCTACTCGGCCGGCATCCCGTCGTCGTCAATGGCGCCGCCTACTTCCTCGTCGTGTCCCACTCCTTCGACCGCCAGCGCCCGCACCCGCCGTCTCACTACTTCATCCTCCGCGTCGACGTCTccgaccacggcggcggcgacggtagaAACGGGACGACGAAGGCCGCGACGATCATCCCGGCGCCGGAGGGGCTGAAGCCGCCGTCGTGCTCGCGCTGCACcagcagcgaggcggcggcggcggtcgtcaCGTCGAAGCAGCTCCTGCTGACGCCGTCGCGCGACAGGAGGTCGGTGGCGCTGCTCGTCTGCCGGACCACCAGGGTGGAGATCCACACGCTGGACATGCTCGCGGCGCCGtcggcgtgggcgcgcgcgaCGGAGGTGGTGGACACGGCGGCGGTTCGCCGGAGGCCGTGCGACCTGTCGGAGTCGGAGGTGGAGCTGCATTGGtccggcgaggcgagcggcgcCGTGGTGCTCCGGCTCGGCGGCACGGTGTGCCAGCTGGACCGAGCGACCATGGCGATCCGCACGATCGACGAGGAGTTCCCCGAGTTTCGCTACAGGAGTCGCCATATGTTGCTGCCCTACGAAATGGGTTTGTCCAGTTGGGTTCCTTCGATATCTACATCTGcataa
- the LOC136354704 gene encoding uncharacterized protein has protein sequence MEEPPSSLSSPALPLDIVVEIAERSDPITLLRCAAACKHLRRVISGEGFRRDLRLRNADGFVPGLLHGFFFQPRCPSPHYHGYNYDPLRFVAAGRHDQLSAAEDIASGGSGGGGDTYQIPSFVSDSNRVHKNKRSRRIEPVAARGGFVVLRTGKFSGKVCNPMTGYTRPIDMPRKTAKGEGSSYLLITADDGGDGVDVGVTSDESELHRFRLLAVRLFARTRVEVQELTPDTGTWGPVTTLPVVDADHYLHPHPVLVRPPVVIAGVAYFLGEMSGRDDQTYQLLLRMSLDRESLGRQYHHSPPSYSYFILAVDVSIRRDGETGTTAAATIMLLPTELRAPSYTGEATVTPTAGQLLLSPSSCGGGRRSSLALLVGRRTHVEIWTMKLIRRGMALLRMACTMFDAIDFLAHV, from the coding sequence ATGGAGGAGCCGCCGTCCTCGTTGTCGTCGCCGGCTCTGCCGCTGGACATCGTCGTGGAGATCGCGGAGCGCTCCGACCCCATCACGCTcctccgctgcgccgccgcatGCAAGCACCTCCGCCGCGTCATCTCCGGCGAGGGCTTCCGCcgcgacctccgcctccgcaaCGCGGACGGCTTCGTCCCGGGCCTCCTCCATGGCTTCTTCTTCCAGCCTCGCTGCCCCAGCCCCCATTACCACGGCTACAACTACGACCCGCTCcgcttcgtcgccgccggccgccatgatCAGCTTTCGGCGGCGGAGGACATcgccagcggcggcagcggcggcggcggagacaccTATCAGATACCGTCCTTCGTATCCGACTCCAACCGCGTCCACAAGAATAAACGTTCTCGGCGCATCGAAcccgtggcggcgcgcggcggcttcgtCGTCCTCAGGACCGGCAAGTTCTCCGGGAAGGTGTGCAATCCTATGACGGGCTACACGCGGCCCATCGACATGCCGAGGAAGACGGCGAAGGGTGAGGGGTCGTCCTACCTACTGAtcaccgccgacgacggcggtgacggcgtcgACGTCGGAGTGACCTCCGACGAATCCGAGCTCCACCGGTTCAGGCTCCTCGCCGTGCGCCTTTTTGCGAGGACGCGCGTGGAGGTGCAGGAGTTAACCCCGGACACTGGCACGTGGGGCCCAGTCACCACGCTCCCCGTCGTCGATGCCGATCACTACCTCCACCCGCACCCCGTGCTGGTCCGCCCacccgtcgtcatcgccggcgTCGCCTACTTCCTCGGCGAGATGTCCGGGAGAGACGACCAGACATACCAACTCCTCCTTCGGATGTCCCTGGACCGGGAGAGCTTGGGCCGGCAATACCACCACTCGCCGCCGTCCTACAGCTACTTcatcctcgccgtcgacgtctcCATCCGACGCGACGGCGAGACCGGAAcaacagcggcggcgacgatcatGCTGTTGCCTACCGAACTCCGTGCCCCGTCGTACACCGGCGAGGCAACCGTCACGCCGACGGCGGGGCAGCTCCTGCtttcgccgtcgtcgtgcggcggcggcagaaggTCGTCGTTGGCGCTGCTCGTCGGCCGGAGAACCCACGTGGAGATCTGGACGATGAAGCTGATCCGCCGTGGGATGGCCTTGCTCCGGATGGCGTGCAcaatgtttgacgccattgacttcttagcacatgtttaa
- the LOC136354563 gene encoding uncharacterized protein, with protein METDRSWMYKGRRKCGEVTAEWISKTTEFLDKAFNRETGRAGVLCPCNYCNNTRPQTRDMMMKHLCKFGFRPAYTVWVYHGDTYPARESDICQSTEDEDRVAEIDRMDEMIDDVHDAYVSVEEEDPEPTAQAFFQMLSAATQPLHEHTQVSQLDAITRLLAVKSQYAISIAGFDALLNVICALLPQGHKLPANLYEAKKVLSALNMPYEKIDACLKNCMLFRKENAQKMHCDKCGESRYVEVEDSNGHKKQLTVARKVLRYLPFIPRIQRLYMSESQAKQMTWHKNGHRYHPDKIVHPADGEAWKKFDRDFTGFSMEARNVQPIGRLQVPNDQDYNFVPNSNVVHYFQEDGLSGSFVIDLGQELNNDPEQVAISRDTEDICNDKDLKLLNGSSIQDEDDDDEDDESYCTSSSAEDDEVPTSRDILFDEYF; from the exons ATGGAAACTGATCGCAGTTGGATGTACAAGGGCCGTCGAAAGTGTGGCGAAGTTACTGCTGAGTGGATATCGAAGACTACAGAATTTCTTGACAAGGCATTCAACAGGGAGACAGGACGTGCTGGTGTGTTGTGTCCTTGTAACTACTGCAACAACACACGTCCTCAAACAAGAGATATGATGATGAAACACCTTTGCAAATTTGGTTTCAGGCCAGCATATACTGTGTGGGTGTATCATGGTGATACATATCCTGCACGTGAAAGCGATATATGCCAAAGcactgaagatgaagatagggTGGCAGAGATTGATCGGATGGATGAGATGATAGATGATGTCCATGATGCTTATGTCTCAGTTGAGGAGGAAGATCCGGAGCCTACAGCGCAAGCTTTCTTTCAAATGCTGTCTGCAGCAACTCAACCTCTCCACGAACACACACAGGTATCACAACTTGATGCTATCACACGACTACTAGCTGTCAAGTCTCAGTATGCTATATCAATTGCTGGATTTGATGCACTTTTAAATGTGATATGTGCTCTCCTCCCACAAGGGCACAAACTACCAGCAAACTTGTATGAGGCAAAGAAAGTTCTTAGTGCATTGAACATGCCATATGAGAAGATAGATGCATGCCTTAAAAATTGCATGCTCTTTAGGAAAGAGAATGCGCAGAAGATGCACTGTGATAAGTGTGGAGAGAGTAGGTATGTGGAGGTTGAAGACAGTAATGGTCACAAGAAACAATTAACTGTTGCCAGGAAGGTACTTCGTTATCTTCCATTCATCCCAAGAATTCAGCGGCTATACATGTCTGAATCGCAGGCCAAGCAAATGACATGGCACAAGAATGGTCATCGGTACCATCCTGACAAGATTGTACACCCAGCTGATGGTGAGGCTTGGAAGAAATTTGATAGAGACTTCACAGGCTTTTCAATGGAAGCCCGCAAT GTGCAGCCAATTGGTAGACTACAAGTACCCAATGATCAAGATTACAATTTTGTTCCTAATAGCAATGTTGTCCACTATTTCCAAGAAGATGGTCTGTCCGGCAGTTTTGTAATTGATCTTGGTCAAGAACTCAACAATGATCCTGAGCAAGTTGCCATTAGCAGGGATACTGAAGATATTTGCAATGACAAGGACTTGAAGCTTCTCAATGGATCATCTATTcaagatgaagatgatgatgacgaggatgatgaATCTTATTGCACTTCCTCATCTGCTGAAGATGATGAGGTTCCCACTAGTAGGGATATCTTATTTGACGAGTATTTCTAA